ttattgtcaACCAAGTGATTGGGTTGAGATGGACCCCACCTCAGCTCCAGGGTGTGCCCTGCTTAGCTTAAGCCAATCAGTGTACCCCATTATTCTCCAGGACACAATGATTGGTCTGAGGGTGGGCAAATGACCTGTGAGAACTGGCCAATGAGAACTGAGGAGATAGCTGATAGGACTTCTGGGAAAGAAGCTTCCTATCTCTTTCCAAGggagctctctctccctctgatgGATGCACTGTAAAGAGGTGAAGTGTGGACCTGATGAAGCCATTTCTGCTGCCAAGAGAGAAGCGAACCTGAAGACAATTTCAATATGCAGAGGTCGGGAGAACGAAAAATTGCAATAAAACAGGACTGGGGCTCTGGTGATGCCACACATTTCTGGATCATTCTATGCCTGAACATACCCGTGGACTGGTTAATTATTTGAACCAGTAAATTGCCTTTTTTGATTAGGCCAGAATGGGCTGAGAcctctgttgcttgcaaccaaaaGGGCCCTAAATGATACACTCCCCCGAAACAGCAAAGGAAGACTGCCTGTGGCAAGAAGCAAGAGGATGGGTTTCTGTTCCTTTTCaccaaaaacaatacaaaaacacCTCTAACCCTGCTGGTCTCTCCCACTGGTCTGAGAGCTTCTGGGGACATAGCCACCGTGTGCCTCGGCCTCTCTGAATAACGCATGGCTGTGGTGCGTGTTCAGTAAGCATTTCACGACTAACTGTGTGAATGCTGTTAAGGTTGTCTCGTTCACTACTAACATCTACAACAGTGTATGGGACACACGACAGACATTTATTGAAGGACTACACAGCTCACCCCAGCATGCCACTGACACCCACCCCTCAAATCCACCAAAGAAGAAGCAGCTGCGGCTAAAATCTTGCTTGACACTTTATTCTCCTGAGAGGGGAGGACAACAGAGGGAATCAGGGGAGGGAGACTGGAGAGTGGATTCTGGACCGAGGAAGCGAGGAGCTGGCAGAGGTTGCTGAGGTTCCCGGGATCTGAGGACAGGAGCCTGTGCTTCTTCCACAGGACAAGGTGAGAGGGCTCAGAGGGGACCTGGAGCGGAGAGAACAGCCAGCTGTGGGCAGATGTGGTGGGTCCtcaaggagaagcaggcactcAGAATGTTACTTGCTTAAGGTCCCAGAGCCACCTGACCCTACTGAACACACCCAGAGGCACATCCTGGAAGCCAGTCGGCAGCCTGAGCAGGTTGTGGGGCCTTGAATAGAAAAGCCACAAGCTCCAATGACAGGAAATGGTGGGGACCCCCGATCTGCTAGCATAAAATCCCAGAGCATTGGCAAGTGCCAGCTGAGCTGCCAGAGCCAATCACCGAGGCCCCCTTCTGGCCCCATTTCCTACAGCCGAGACCTGTTCTCTCCAGGCACAGCCTGGGCAGCCATGGAGGGAAAGGCCTTATGCTCGCCTGCCTGAAGGGTTCCCTAGCCCAGCTCTCAGGGCCCAGGATTGTGGGGGAGGATATGGCCCCAGCTCCCGAACCCAGGGGCCTGTGCTGGGCTGGGATTGGAGTTTGACTGAGGGTCTGATGACCTTGAATAGCCTCAGTCTGAGGACATTTCCCCAGGGTCAGGTCCACACACACGGTGACCTCCTTCAATTCTCATTCCCATCTCAAAAATCAGGATTGCTATCTCcccttcacagatgaagaaactgaagctcagagaggtcaagttatttgcttaaggtcacacagccagggagAGATGGAGACCAGATTTTACTCCACGACCACCTGTGTCTGAAGCCCAAGCTCTAATCAGTATTTCTCAAACATTTCTAGCTAAAGTCCATCTGCTCAATTCTCCACACTTTCCCACGCTGGGAGATGGGGgagtaaggaggcagctttaatATATCCTGGGGGAAGCTGTCTCCAACCCTCAGGAGGCATCCCTTCTGTCACCTCTGCACTCACCCGTAGAAGGCTTACACAACCTGAGGTCCACACAGATCTCCTGGGCAGTTTCTCCAGCCACGAGGCCCTGGGTAACTCTAGGCTGATACTTCCTCATGAAATTTTTGCAGACGTCGCGCCATCGTGACCTCCCCGTCCTACACACCCGGGTCGCAGCATTGGAAACGTTTCTCTGCAGCAGCAGCACCACAGTGGACATGGTTATAGGGTGAGTcctgcccagctctgccacccTGCAGGTTCCAGCAGCCCTAGCAATGGGAGTACCGGGTGCGAGGAGCTGGCGCCTGGTGCCCATGGGGCCAGAGACTGTAGAGACAGGGCTCGGCCCCTAATCCCAGTCCCCAAGGCCTGGCCCAAGCCTGGCCAGGTAGGGCTCCTGAGACAAGGACAGTTAGCCCTGCTGGGGTCTCAGCCCCTTGTGCACCTGTCCCCTGCCTTCTGTGTGGAGAATGGTGCCCATGGCTGCCAGGCACACATTAAATGCTCTGCCATGTAGCTACCTGGGTCCAGGACCTGGCTGGGGACTCCAGCTAGAGGGGGTGCATAGAGAAgattggtgggggtgggaggtgtgGTCAGAGCTTGGAATCTTGGCTCATTTGATTTTAAAGTCTCTTCTATGCCATCCCAGGGGAGGAGGATGAATCTGGGTATCCAGGGCTAAGTGTGAGCCTGCAGTGCCAGGATGCTGAGTAGTTTGGGGCagcagaggagagggaaggagggagagtgaAACAATAATTCTTGGTAGTAACACAGTCATTCGTTAAGCATTTACTCAGTGCTGGACGTGGAGCTAAGCACATCCCAGCCCTCAGCTCTTTTAAAAAGCTtcagcagccaggtgcagtggctcatgcctgtaatctcacactttgggaggccaaggcaggtggattgcttcagctcagaagtcggagaccagcctgggcaacacagtgagaccctgtttctacaaaagtacaaaaattagctgggcatggtggtgcacacctggagCCCCAGGTACTCgggggctcaggcaggagaatttcttgggccagggaggcagaggttgcagtgagccaagatcacaccactgcactccagcctgggtctcagagtaagatcctatctcaaggaaaaaaaaaaaaagaaagaaaagcttcgACAACTTGCAAGATAGGGACTATTATCCATCGCATTTCAAAGATAAGATAACGGAGGCTCAGAAAgtggaagtgacttgcccaaggccatgcaGCTTGGAAGTAGCAGATCTGGGATTTATCAGTCCTGACCCAGGCCTCTTGGGGAACTAGCTTCTCAAACTCTGCCTTGGACACAAATGTTAGGGCTTTAGGGGAAGATTCCTAACTTCTCTGGGACAAGCCCTCTTTGAGGATACATGATGAAAACCATGTATACTCTGCCATCTGACTTACACAGTTCCAGAGAGTCACAAACAATTTCACAAGTTCTCTGAAATTCATCCACAGACACATGGGGACTCACAGATTCCCTTCTAGGAAGCCCTTCCCCAGTATCACTGTGCAAGGTGCCCCCGGGCTCCCCGATCCCCAACCTGGTCACAGGCTGGCCCCTCCATTGAGCAGCAGACAGGAGGCTCTGCAGCCCCTTGGCCTCACCTGGGTGGGCTGATTCACCATAGCCTTCAGTGTTTGGACTATGCTCAGACAGGTTCTGCAGTCATAGCTCAGCTCCTGTGTTTTGGTCAACAGGTCACCCTGTCAGGAAAGAAAGCCCCTATGATGGTCTCTCAGACACTCTGGGAGTGCGTGAAAGTGCCCAGGAAAGGGGCCCTTGGTGTTTCGAGGCCGGCAGGAATGTCCGTGATCTCTTCCCAGAGCATGGATACACTGAAGGCCTGAACTGGCTGCCTGGCCCCTGCCCACCTTTTTGCTTGTCTTAGAGGCTCTGAGACACCCCAGAAACAGCCTCCCACACCCCCAGTACTTTCCCAGCCCTGCACTTGCCCCTCTCCTATTGAGGAACTCC
This genomic window from Pongo pygmaeus isolate AG05252 chromosome 12, NHGRI_mPonPyg2-v2.0_pri, whole genome shotgun sequence contains:
- the GNLY gene encoding granulysin, producing the protein MATWALLLLAATLLGNPGLVFSRLSPEYYDLATAHLCDEEKSCPCLAQEGPQGDLLTKTQELSYDCRTCLSIVQTLKAMVNQPTQRNVSNAATRVCRTGRSRWRDVCKNFMRKYQPRVTQGLVAGETAQEICVDLRLCKPSTGPL